The proteins below are encoded in one region of Coffea arabica cultivar ET-39 chromosome 4c, Coffea Arabica ET-39 HiFi, whole genome shotgun sequence:
- the LOC140004526 gene encoding nuclear poly(A) polymerase 4-like isoform X3 — protein sequence MVGSDGSNGSMSPSPPQRQTRESAPKQYGVTKPLSQSGPSEADKLRTKELEKFLDDSGLYESAVEAVKREEVLTRLKQIVKDWVKEITRLRGYTDQMVEDANALILTFGSYRLGVHGPGADIDTLCVGPSYVMREDFFYVLHDILAEMEEVGELQPVPDAHVPVMKFKFDGISIDLLYASIDLLVVPDDLDISDVSVLHNVDEATGRSLNGCRVADHILKLVPNVKNFRTALRCLKFWAKRRGVYSNVTGFLGGVNWALLVARVCQLYPNAVPSMLVSRFFRVYTQWRWPNPVMLCEIEDNELGFSVWDPRKNHWDRGHHMPIITPAYPCMNSSYNVSASTLRVMMEQFQFGNKICEEIELNKAQWSALFEPYLFFESYKNYLQVDIIAADVDDLRAWKGWVESRLRQLTLMIERDTYGKLQCHPYPHDYVDSSKQRAHCAFFMGLQRKPGEVIQEGQQFDIRGTVDEFRHQITMYNFWKPGMEIYVYHVRRKQIPSYVFPEGYKRSRPSRLTNQQLGDKSSEENGEIYRSGSTERCLRRKRELEGSENNQSSPEKRQSISPWERDSISPENGDIYRSGSTEGCLNRKRELEGSENNQVSPEKRQSIRPQRRDSMSPDLLGVKNGIALNECSSTVLVRGMEGAEANGLCLSGSTSELLSDNLTNGGTGIQRNERQQVEQQKEVSEELNKLNGDTLLVENGNHDNNHGSRDGFKLQESSWVDSHKSDTKLLVNNHGENSAQLYGDELQELEPNAAHHEVVLKSRDAVSSESVQKTVMSRLSLTSTA from the exons ATGGTGGGTTCAGATGGTTCGAATGGGTCCATGTCACCTTCGCCGCCGCAGCGGCAAACGCGGGAATCGGCCCCCAAGCAGTATGGCGTCACAAAACCCTTGTCTCAGTCTGGACCCTCAGAGGCGGATAAATTGAGAACTAAGGAGTTGGAAAAG TTTTTGGACGATTCTGGGCTATACGAGAGTGCTGTAGAGGCTGTGAAGAGGGAAGAGGTTCTAACTCGACTCAAACAG atTGTGAAGGATTGGGTGAAAGAGATTACTCGCTTGCGAGGTTATACTGATCAGATGGTTGAGGATGCTAATGCATTGATATTAACTTTTGGTTCTTACCGACTAGGG GTACACGGTCCTGGAGCTGATATAGATACATTATGTGTTGGGCCATCTTATGTGATGAGGGAG GACTTCTTCTATGTGCTGCATGATATCTTGGCTGAGATGGAAGAAGTTGGTGAATTGCAACCAGTACCAGATGCGCATGTCCCCGTCATGAAGTTCAAGTTTGATGGAATTTCAATTGATCTTCTTTATGCTAGTATTGATCTTTTGGTTGTCCCAGAT GATTTGGACATCTCTGACGTCTCAGTTTTGCATAATGTTGACGAGGCAACTGGACGGAGTCTGAATGGATGCAGGGTAGCGGATCATATACTTAAGCTAGTTCCTAATGTTAAG AATTTCCGGACGGCTCTTCGATGCTTAAAATTTTGGGCAAAAAGGCGTGGTGTTTATTCAAAT GTGACTGGGTTTCTTGGTGGTGTAAATTGGGCTCTTCTTGTGGCTCGTGTATGCCAGCTTTATCCAAATGCAGTACCCAGCATGCTGGTTTCCCGTTTTTTCCGAGTTTACACTCAATGGCGCTGGCCAAATCCAGTTATGCTTTGTGAAATAGAGGACAACGAACTTGGATTCTCTGTTTGGGATCCTCGAAAAAATCATTGGGATCGTGGTCATCATATGCCAATAATAACTCCTGCTTACCCATGCATGAACTCAAGCTACAATGTGTCAGCTAGTACTCTGAGAGTTATGATGGAGCAGTTCCAATTCGGTAACAAGATATGCGAG GAGATCGAGCTGAATAAAGCCCAGTGGAGTGCTCTCTTTGAGCCGTATTTGTTTTTTGAAAGCTATAAAAACTACTTGCAGGTTGATATTATTGCAGCTGATGTTGATGACCTGCGGGCCTGGAAGGGTTGGGTTGAATCTCGACTAAGGCAGTTGACTCTGATG ATAGAACGAGACACATATGGGAAATTACAATGTCATCCATATCCCCATGACTATGTTGATTCTTCAAAGCAGCGTGCGCATTGTGCGTTTTTTATGGGTTTGCAGAGGAAGCCAGGAGAGGTGATTCAGGAAGGTCAGCAATTTGACATACGTGGAACAGTTGATGAGTTTAGGCACCAGATCACTATGTATAATTTCTGGAAACCGGGCATGGAAATATATGTGTATCATGTGCGTAGAAAACAGATTCCTTCTTATGTATTTCCTGAGGGTTACAAACGAAGTCGACCTTCAAGGCTTACAAATCAGCAGCTGGGTGATAAATCATCTGAAGAAAATGGAGAGATTTACAGGTCTGGATCTACTGAAAGATGTCTAAGAAGGAAAAGGGAACTTGAAGGGTCGGAGAACAATCAATCGAGTCCCGAGAAAAGGCAGTCAATTAGTCCTTGGGAGAGGGATTCGATATCTCCTGAAAACGGAGATATTTACAGGTCAGGATCTACTGAAGGATGTCTAAACAGGAAAAGGGAACTTGAAGGATCAGAGAACAATCAAGTGAGTCCCGAGAAAAGGCAGTCAATTAGACCTCAGCGGCGGGATTCGATGTCTCCTGATCTCCTTGGTGTAAAAAATGGCATTGCACTGAATGAGTGCTCGTCGACAGTGCTTGTGAGGGGGATGGAAGGTGCTGAAGCCAATGGACTCTGCCTGAGTGGAAGCACCTCAGAATTGCTTTCAGACAATTTGACAAATGGAGGCACTGGCATACAAAGGAATGAGAGGCAACAGGTTGAGCAGCAGAAAGAGGTCTCTGAAGAGTTGAATAAGCTGAATGGTGATACGCTTTTAGTGGAGAATG GTAACCATGACAACAACCATGGAAGTCGTGATGGGTTTAAACTCCAGGAATCTTCATGGGTTGATTCTCACAAATCAGATACCAAGTTGCTTGTGAACAATCATGGGGAAAATAGTGCACAGTTATATGGAGATGAATTGCAGGAGTTAGAG CCAAATGCTGCCCATCATGAAGTGGTGCTGAAGTCCAGGGATGCAGTCAGCTCGGAGTCTGTTCAGAAAACAGTGATGAG CCGGTTGAGTCTTACATCAACAGCTTGA
- the LOC113741301 gene encoding hexokinase-1-like, translated as MGKVAVGVAVIGAAAVCAAAALIVRHRMRCSSRWARAMAIVRELEEKCGSPEAKLKQVADAMTVEMHAGLASEGGSKLKMLISHVDNLPTGDEEGVYYALDLGGTNFRVLRVELGGKTGGIVSQEFAEASIPPELMVGTSEALFDYIAAELAKFITEEEEKYHPPPGRQRELGFTFSFPVMQNSINSGTLMRWTKGFSIDDMVGNDVVAELSKAMHRQGVDVHVSALVNDTIGTLAGGRFSNKDVAIAVIMGTGTNAAYVERAQAIPKWHGPLPNSGEMVINMEWGNFKSSHLPLTEYDHALDAESLNAGEQVFEKLISGMYLGEILRRVLLRMAEEAAFFGDEVPPKLKTPFVLRTPDMSAMHHDTSADLRVVSNKLKDIFEVSNTTLKTRRAVVELCNIIATRGARLAAAGIFGVLKKMGKDTSTGAEKTVIAMDGGLYEHYTEYRKCLENTLIELLGGDGSSSIAFEHSNDGSGIGAALLAASHSQYRNESS; from the exons ATGGGAAAAGTTGCTGTGGGAGTGGCGGTGATAGGCGCGGCGGCAGTTTGCGCAGCCGCGGCGTTGATAGTGAGGCATCGGATGCGATGCTCCAGCCGGTGGGCCAGGGCTATGGCCATCGTCCGGGAGCTGGAGGAGAAGTGTGGCTCGCCCGAGGCCAAGCTTAAGCAAGTTGCCGATGCCATGACGGTGGAGATGCATGCCGGCCTTGCCTCCGAGGGTGGCAGTAAGCTGAAGATGCTCATCAGCCACGTCGACAATCTCCCTACTGG TGATGAGGAAGGAGTTTATTATGCACTGGATCTTGGAGGCACAAATTTTAGAGTTTTGCGGGTTGAATTAGGCGGGAAAACTGGTGGCATTGTCAGTCAAGAATTTGCTGAGGCATCAATACCTCCTGAATTGATGGTTGGGACTTCAGAG GCTCTTTTTGACTACATTGCAGCAGAGCTTGCAAAATTTATtactgaagaagaagaaaagtatCATCCCCCTCCTGGTAGACAGAGAGAATTGGGATTTACTTTCTCTTTTCCTGTAATGCAGAATTCTATAAATTCTGGTACCCTTATGAGGTGGACAAAGGGATTCTCAATTGATGACATG GTTGGCAATGATGTTGTCGCTGAATTGTCAAAGGCTATGCACAGACAAGGTGTTGATGTTCATGTGTCCGCTCTA GTTAATGACACAATTGGAACGCTAGCTGGAGGTAGATTTTCTAACAAGGATGTGGCTATTGCTGTAATCATGGGTACTGGGACCAATGCAGCATACGTGGAACGTGCTCAGGCAATCCCAAAGTGGCATGGTCCCCTGCCTAACTCTGGAGAGATG GTCATAAATATGGAGTGGGGGAACTTTAAGTCTTCACATCTTCCCTTAACAGAGTATGACCATGCATTAGATGCAGAAAGTTTAAATGCTGGTGAACAG GTGTTTGAAAAGCTAATTTCTGGCATGTACTTGGGAGAAATCTTGCGCAGAGTTTTACTTAGAATGGCTGAAGAAGCTGCTTTCTTTGGTGATGAGGTTCCACCTAAACTGAAGACTCCATTTGTATTAAG GACACCTGATATGTCAGCAATGCATCATGACACATCTGCTGATTTGAGGGTGGTGAGCAACAAATTGAAGGacatatttgag GTGTCCAATACCACCCTGAAAACAAGGAGAGCTGTGGTTGAACTCTGCAACATAATTGCTACACGTGGTGCCCGACTTGCAGCTGCTGGGATCTTCGGTGTCCTTAAGAAAATGGGAAAGGACACTTCAACAGGAGCGGAGAAGACTGTAATAGCTATGGATGGTGGATTATACGAGCATTATACTGAATACAGAAAGTGTTTAGAGAACACTCTGATCGAATTGCTTGGAGGGGATGGTTCAAGCAGCATTGCTTTTGAGCACTCAAACGATGGTTCGGGCATTGGTGCTGCCCTTCTTGCTGCCTCACACTCCCAGTATCGAAACGAGAGCTCATAA
- the LOC140004526 gene encoding nuclear poly(A) polymerase 4-like isoform X2 gives MVGSDGSNGSMSPSPPQRQTRESAPKQYGVTKPLSQSGPSEADKLRTKELEKFLDDSGLYESAVEAVKREEVLTRLKQIVKDWVKEITRLRGYTDQMVEDANALILTFGSYRLGVHGPGADIDTLCVGPSYVMREDFFYVLHDILAEMEEVGELQPVPDAHVPVMKFKFDGISIDLLYASIDLLVVPDDLDISDVSVLHNVDEATGRSLNGCRVADHILKLVPNVKNFRTALRCLKFWAKRRGVYSNVTGFLGGVNWALLVARVCQLYPNAVPSMLVSRFFRVYTQWRWPNPVMLCEIEDNELGFSVWDPRKNHWDRGHHMPIITPAYPCMNSSYNVSASTLRVMMEQFQFGNKICEEIELNKAQWSALFEPYLFFESYKNYLQVDIIAADVDDLRAWKGWVESRLRQLTLMIERDTYGKLQCHPYPHDYVDSSKQRAHCAFFMGLQRKPGEVIQEGQQFDIRGTVDEFRHQITMYNFWKPGMEIYVYHVRRKQIPSYVFPEGYKRSRPSRLTNQQLGDKSSEENGEIYRSGSTERCLRRKRELEGSENNQSSPEKRQSISPWERDSISPENGDIYRSGSTEGCLNRKRELEGSENNQVSPEKRQSIRPQRRDSMSPDLLGVKNGIALNECSSTVLVRGMEGAEANGLCLSGSTSELLSDNLTNGGTGIQRNERQQVEQQKEVSEELNKLNGDTLLVENGNHDNNHGSRDGFKLQESSWVDSHKSDTKLLVNNHGENSAQLYGDELQELEPNAAHHEVVLKSRDAVSSESVQKTVMRHVHQFLLLDSFMFICFLGHFCLYAAVCRLFYGHFVAG, from the exons ATGGTGGGTTCAGATGGTTCGAATGGGTCCATGTCACCTTCGCCGCCGCAGCGGCAAACGCGGGAATCGGCCCCCAAGCAGTATGGCGTCACAAAACCCTTGTCTCAGTCTGGACCCTCAGAGGCGGATAAATTGAGAACTAAGGAGTTGGAAAAG TTTTTGGACGATTCTGGGCTATACGAGAGTGCTGTAGAGGCTGTGAAGAGGGAAGAGGTTCTAACTCGACTCAAACAG atTGTGAAGGATTGGGTGAAAGAGATTACTCGCTTGCGAGGTTATACTGATCAGATGGTTGAGGATGCTAATGCATTGATATTAACTTTTGGTTCTTACCGACTAGGG GTACACGGTCCTGGAGCTGATATAGATACATTATGTGTTGGGCCATCTTATGTGATGAGGGAG GACTTCTTCTATGTGCTGCATGATATCTTGGCTGAGATGGAAGAAGTTGGTGAATTGCAACCAGTACCAGATGCGCATGTCCCCGTCATGAAGTTCAAGTTTGATGGAATTTCAATTGATCTTCTTTATGCTAGTATTGATCTTTTGGTTGTCCCAGAT GATTTGGACATCTCTGACGTCTCAGTTTTGCATAATGTTGACGAGGCAACTGGACGGAGTCTGAATGGATGCAGGGTAGCGGATCATATACTTAAGCTAGTTCCTAATGTTAAG AATTTCCGGACGGCTCTTCGATGCTTAAAATTTTGGGCAAAAAGGCGTGGTGTTTATTCAAAT GTGACTGGGTTTCTTGGTGGTGTAAATTGGGCTCTTCTTGTGGCTCGTGTATGCCAGCTTTATCCAAATGCAGTACCCAGCATGCTGGTTTCCCGTTTTTTCCGAGTTTACACTCAATGGCGCTGGCCAAATCCAGTTATGCTTTGTGAAATAGAGGACAACGAACTTGGATTCTCTGTTTGGGATCCTCGAAAAAATCATTGGGATCGTGGTCATCATATGCCAATAATAACTCCTGCTTACCCATGCATGAACTCAAGCTACAATGTGTCAGCTAGTACTCTGAGAGTTATGATGGAGCAGTTCCAATTCGGTAACAAGATATGCGAG GAGATCGAGCTGAATAAAGCCCAGTGGAGTGCTCTCTTTGAGCCGTATTTGTTTTTTGAAAGCTATAAAAACTACTTGCAGGTTGATATTATTGCAGCTGATGTTGATGACCTGCGGGCCTGGAAGGGTTGGGTTGAATCTCGACTAAGGCAGTTGACTCTGATG ATAGAACGAGACACATATGGGAAATTACAATGTCATCCATATCCCCATGACTATGTTGATTCTTCAAAGCAGCGTGCGCATTGTGCGTTTTTTATGGGTTTGCAGAGGAAGCCAGGAGAGGTGATTCAGGAAGGTCAGCAATTTGACATACGTGGAACAGTTGATGAGTTTAGGCACCAGATCACTATGTATAATTTCTGGAAACCGGGCATGGAAATATATGTGTATCATGTGCGTAGAAAACAGATTCCTTCTTATGTATTTCCTGAGGGTTACAAACGAAGTCGACCTTCAAGGCTTACAAATCAGCAGCTGGGTGATAAATCATCTGAAGAAAATGGAGAGATTTACAGGTCTGGATCTACTGAAAGATGTCTAAGAAGGAAAAGGGAACTTGAAGGGTCGGAGAACAATCAATCGAGTCCCGAGAAAAGGCAGTCAATTAGTCCTTGGGAGAGGGATTCGATATCTCCTGAAAACGGAGATATTTACAGGTCAGGATCTACTGAAGGATGTCTAAACAGGAAAAGGGAACTTGAAGGATCAGAGAACAATCAAGTGAGTCCCGAGAAAAGGCAGTCAATTAGACCTCAGCGGCGGGATTCGATGTCTCCTGATCTCCTTGGTGTAAAAAATGGCATTGCACTGAATGAGTGCTCGTCGACAGTGCTTGTGAGGGGGATGGAAGGTGCTGAAGCCAATGGACTCTGCCTGAGTGGAAGCACCTCAGAATTGCTTTCAGACAATTTGACAAATGGAGGCACTGGCATACAAAGGAATGAGAGGCAACAGGTTGAGCAGCAGAAAGAGGTCTCTGAAGAGTTGAATAAGCTGAATGGTGATACGCTTTTAGTGGAGAATG GTAACCATGACAACAACCATGGAAGTCGTGATGGGTTTAAACTCCAGGAATCTTCATGGGTTGATTCTCACAAATCAGATACCAAGTTGCTTGTGAACAATCATGGGGAAAATAGTGCACAGTTATATGGAGATGAATTGCAGGAGTTAGAG CCAAATGCTGCCCATCATGAAGTGGTGCTGAAGTCCAGGGATGCAGTCAGCTCGGAGTCTGTTCAGAAAACAGTGATGAGGCATGTTCATCAGTTTTTGTTACTTGATTCCTTTATGTTTATATGTTTTCTGGGCCATTTTTGTCTTTATGCTGCTGTTTGTCGGTTGTTTTATGGCCATTTTGTAGCCGGTTGA
- the LOC140003729 gene encoding protein IQ-domain 26-like — MGKATRWLRGLLGMKKDKENVENSSNCSEKKEKKRWSFAKSGRDSGIGGGHKPVSIPVSDSAWLRSYISQTEKEQSKHAIAVAAATAAAADAAVAAAQAAVAVVRLTSQGRGAMFNGGSGEKWAAIKIQNVFRGYLARKALRALKGLVKLQALVRGYLVRKRAAATLHSMQALIRAQAAVRSQRARRSTNNDYRYPPEMRARRSIERFDECRSEFHSKRLSASYAASLSGFDDSPKIVEIDTIKPRSRSRRITTTCMSDSGDDQPYQAISSPLPCPVPARLSIPDCHHFQDYDWSFLGDECGFATAQSTPRFVNSGRSNVPVTPSKSVCGDSFFRPYSNHPNYMANTQSFRAKLRSHSAPKQRPEQGPKKRLLLNEIMASRTSFTGIRMQRTCAQVEEDLNF; from the exons atgggAAAAGCTACAAGATGGTTGAGGGGATTGTTGGGAATGAAGAAGGACAAGGAAAATGTAGAGAATTCTTCAAATTGTAGTgaaaagaaggagaagaaaagatgGAGTTTTGCAAAATCCGGCAGGGATTCTGGGATTGGGGGTGGTCACAAGCCGGTGAGCATTCCGGTTAGTGATTCAGCTTGGCTTAGATCTTACATTTCTCAGACGGAGAAGGAGCAGAGCAAGCATGCCATTGCTGTTGCTGCTGCCACTGCAGCAGCTGCTGATGCTGCAGTAGCCGCAGCTCAGGCTGCCGTTGCTGTTGTGAGACTTACCAGCCAGGGCAGAGGAGCTATGTTCAATGGAGGAAGTGGGGAGAAGTGGGCTGCTATCAAGATTCAGAATGTCTTCAGAGGATACTTG GCGCGAAAAGCTCTGAGAGCTCTGAAAGGACTGGTAAAACTACAGGCTCTGGTCAGAGGTTACCTTGTTCGAAAGAGAGCCGCAGCAACTCTACACAGTATGCAAGCTCTAATTAGAGCTCAGGCAGCTGTCCGCTCCCAGAGGGCTCGTCGCTCTACCAATAATGATTACAGATACCCACCGGAAATGAGAGCTAGGAGATCCATT GAAAGATTTGATGAGTGCAGAAGTGAATTTCACAGCAAGAGACTGTCAGCTTCATATGCTGCTTCGCTCTCTGGATTTGATGACAGCCCAAAAATAGTCGAAATCGATACGATCAAGCCAAGATCAAGGTCTCGCAGAATCACTACTACTTGCATGTCTGATTCTGGTGATGATCAGCCTTACCAGGCTATCTCATCGCCTCTTCCTTGTCCAGTTCCAGCTCGCTTATCGATCCCTGATTGCCACCACTTTCAAGACTACGATTGGAGCTTCTTAGGCGATGAATGCGGGTTCGCCACTGCTCAGAGCACCCCCAGGTTTGTGAACTCCGGTCGTTCCAATGTCCCTGTAACGCCATCCAAGAGCGTCTGTGGTGATAGCTTTTTTAGGCCATACTCCAACCATCCAAACTATATGGCAAATACACAATCATTCAGAGCAAAGTTGAGGTCTCACAGTGCTCCAAAGCAAAGACCAGAGCAAGGGCCAAAGAAGCGGCTTTTGCTGAATGAAATTATGGCATCAAGAACTAGCTTCACTGGCATTAGAATGCAGAGAACCTGTGCCCAAGTTGAAGAAGATTTGAATTTCTGA
- the LOC140004526 gene encoding nuclear poly(A) polymerase 4-like isoform X1: MVGSDGSNGSMSPSPPQRQTRESAPKQYGVTKPLSQSGPSEADKLRTKELEKFLDDSGLYESAVEAVKREEVLTRLKQIVKDWVKEITRLRGYTDQMVEDANALILTFGSYRLGVHGPGADIDTLCVGPSYVMREDFFYVLHDILAEMEEVGELQPVPDAHVPVMKFKFDGISIDLLYASIDLLVVPDDLDISDVSVLHNVDEATGRSLNGCRVADHILKLVPNVKNFRTALRCLKFWAKRRGVYSNVTGFLGGVNWALLVARVCQLYPNAVPSMLVSRFFRVYTQWRWPNPVMLCEIEDNELGFSVWDPRKNHWDRGHHMPIITPAYPCMNSSYNVSASTLRVMMEQFQFGNKICEEIELNKAQWSALFEPYLFFESYKNYLQVDIIAADVDDLRAWKGWVESRLRQLTLMIERDTYGKLQCHPYPHDYVDSSKQRAHCAFFMGLQRKPGEVIQEGQQFDIRGTVDEFRHQITMYNFWKPGMEIYVYHVRRKQIPSYVFPEGYKRSRPSRLTNQQLGDKSSEENGEIYRSGSTERCLRRKRELEGSENNQSSPEKRQSISPWERDSISPENGDIYRSGSTEGCLNRKRELEGSENNQVSPEKRQSIRPQRRDSMSPDLLGVKNGIALNECSSTVLVRGMEGAEANGLCLSGSTSELLSDNLTNGGTGIQRNERQQVEQQKEVSEELNKLNGDTLLVENGKAGYILDTSVLAHVNSELTSKDVGSLSLAGNHDNNHGSRDGFKLQESSWVDSHKSDTKLLVNNHGENSAQLYGDELQELEPNAAHHEVVLKSRDAVSSESVQKTVMRHVHQFLLLDSFMFICFLGHFCLYAAVCRLFYGHFVAG, encoded by the exons ATGGTGGGTTCAGATGGTTCGAATGGGTCCATGTCACCTTCGCCGCCGCAGCGGCAAACGCGGGAATCGGCCCCCAAGCAGTATGGCGTCACAAAACCCTTGTCTCAGTCTGGACCCTCAGAGGCGGATAAATTGAGAACTAAGGAGTTGGAAAAG TTTTTGGACGATTCTGGGCTATACGAGAGTGCTGTAGAGGCTGTGAAGAGGGAAGAGGTTCTAACTCGACTCAAACAG atTGTGAAGGATTGGGTGAAAGAGATTACTCGCTTGCGAGGTTATACTGATCAGATGGTTGAGGATGCTAATGCATTGATATTAACTTTTGGTTCTTACCGACTAGGG GTACACGGTCCTGGAGCTGATATAGATACATTATGTGTTGGGCCATCTTATGTGATGAGGGAG GACTTCTTCTATGTGCTGCATGATATCTTGGCTGAGATGGAAGAAGTTGGTGAATTGCAACCAGTACCAGATGCGCATGTCCCCGTCATGAAGTTCAAGTTTGATGGAATTTCAATTGATCTTCTTTATGCTAGTATTGATCTTTTGGTTGTCCCAGAT GATTTGGACATCTCTGACGTCTCAGTTTTGCATAATGTTGACGAGGCAACTGGACGGAGTCTGAATGGATGCAGGGTAGCGGATCATATACTTAAGCTAGTTCCTAATGTTAAG AATTTCCGGACGGCTCTTCGATGCTTAAAATTTTGGGCAAAAAGGCGTGGTGTTTATTCAAAT GTGACTGGGTTTCTTGGTGGTGTAAATTGGGCTCTTCTTGTGGCTCGTGTATGCCAGCTTTATCCAAATGCAGTACCCAGCATGCTGGTTTCCCGTTTTTTCCGAGTTTACACTCAATGGCGCTGGCCAAATCCAGTTATGCTTTGTGAAATAGAGGACAACGAACTTGGATTCTCTGTTTGGGATCCTCGAAAAAATCATTGGGATCGTGGTCATCATATGCCAATAATAACTCCTGCTTACCCATGCATGAACTCAAGCTACAATGTGTCAGCTAGTACTCTGAGAGTTATGATGGAGCAGTTCCAATTCGGTAACAAGATATGCGAG GAGATCGAGCTGAATAAAGCCCAGTGGAGTGCTCTCTTTGAGCCGTATTTGTTTTTTGAAAGCTATAAAAACTACTTGCAGGTTGATATTATTGCAGCTGATGTTGATGACCTGCGGGCCTGGAAGGGTTGGGTTGAATCTCGACTAAGGCAGTTGACTCTGATG ATAGAACGAGACACATATGGGAAATTACAATGTCATCCATATCCCCATGACTATGTTGATTCTTCAAAGCAGCGTGCGCATTGTGCGTTTTTTATGGGTTTGCAGAGGAAGCCAGGAGAGGTGATTCAGGAAGGTCAGCAATTTGACATACGTGGAACAGTTGATGAGTTTAGGCACCAGATCACTATGTATAATTTCTGGAAACCGGGCATGGAAATATATGTGTATCATGTGCGTAGAAAACAGATTCCTTCTTATGTATTTCCTGAGGGTTACAAACGAAGTCGACCTTCAAGGCTTACAAATCAGCAGCTGGGTGATAAATCATCTGAAGAAAATGGAGAGATTTACAGGTCTGGATCTACTGAAAGATGTCTAAGAAGGAAAAGGGAACTTGAAGGGTCGGAGAACAATCAATCGAGTCCCGAGAAAAGGCAGTCAATTAGTCCTTGGGAGAGGGATTCGATATCTCCTGAAAACGGAGATATTTACAGGTCAGGATCTACTGAAGGATGTCTAAACAGGAAAAGGGAACTTGAAGGATCAGAGAACAATCAAGTGAGTCCCGAGAAAAGGCAGTCAATTAGACCTCAGCGGCGGGATTCGATGTCTCCTGATCTCCTTGGTGTAAAAAATGGCATTGCACTGAATGAGTGCTCGTCGACAGTGCTTGTGAGGGGGATGGAAGGTGCTGAAGCCAATGGACTCTGCCTGAGTGGAAGCACCTCAGAATTGCTTTCAGACAATTTGACAAATGGAGGCACTGGCATACAAAGGAATGAGAGGCAACAGGTTGAGCAGCAGAAAGAGGTCTCTGAAGAGTTGAATAAGCTGAATGGTGATACGCTTTTAGTGGAGAATGGTAAAGCTGGATATATCTTAGACACCAGTGTATTAGCCCATGTAAACAGTGAACTCACCAGCAAGGATGTTGGATCTCTGTCTCTTGCAGGTAACCATGACAACAACCATGGAAGTCGTGATGGGTTTAAACTCCAGGAATCTTCATGGGTTGATTCTCACAAATCAGATACCAAGTTGCTTGTGAACAATCATGGGGAAAATAGTGCACAGTTATATGGAGATGAATTGCAGGAGTTAGAG CCAAATGCTGCCCATCATGAAGTGGTGCTGAAGTCCAGGGATGCAGTCAGCTCGGAGTCTGTTCAGAAAACAGTGATGAGGCATGTTCATCAGTTTTTGTTACTTGATTCCTTTATGTTTATATGTTTTCTGGGCCATTTTTGTCTTTATGCTGCTGTTTGTCGGTTGTTTTATGGCCATTTTGTAGCCGGTTGA